One Nitrospirota bacterium genomic region harbors:
- a CDS encoding M6 family metalloprotease domain-containing protein: MAQKTFVLIPFCLILGLASIPNAWAQPSPGNWKIAFLMIDFPDKPGQSTQSYFNTLLFGNHPSNAPLGSMKDFYNEVSYGQLTVSGQVNNGTVNWYRMPHSYSSYINGSYSLLSDAILTATSAGFDFGPYDQDNDGYVDAIILIHAGTGQENTGCSCDIWSHMGIDTSINTSGIDSLGQSVYTGRFAVVPEWWGSVGYMTIGVIAHEFGHILGVPDLYDPDYTSSGLGNWSLMAGGSWNGNLGNRPAHMDAWSKIALGWVNPVVPRNAAELNLPPVETNPVIYKLHTPSQEYFLLENRQMIGFDAALPGPGLLIYHVDDLISSGNRLESYPGCTICTSHYQVGLIQADNRWDLEHGLGRGDAGDPYPGTSNNLQFNDSSSPNSRSYLNQNSGIALNNITRSGLNILAALSDLSAPFTSDFPISQAPHQQTNPHVQFDGTNYMVVWDDFRSGANQVYAARVDSSGLVLDAAGIHIADGKLMDMSFDGTNYLVLWGTPRLGGWNDLFVTRLSVSGTVLDPVGTSLGVGNLAQVAFDGTNYFAVWLGGYFQIYGARITPLGNILDPGGFLLTPGTDWKDVPAIAFGGGNYFLIWRDSQPGTGIASTYGSRMTSDGALLDNPPILVSNGCCFNTAVIYQGNGFLLLWGGLGVRVDKQGNVLDPVPLVLPNNGTSTSVAFDGLNTLVTWQDASGKVLGNYVSPNGTILNASPEVIAIPYARTDSAAVGPGNNGILVVWPDWRNEPAANPNLIWSTCELDSAFYIPALCNVDLYANFAPTIYSVLSVNKTGAGTGSIQSNPAGIQCGTICSASYLNGTSVSLTAVPDAGFYLSGWNGGCSGTSLNCTITVTAPTSVSASFDPITFNLSLTKAGGGSGSVSSYPQGINCGSVCSATFVNGTVAVLTASALSGSVFTGWNGVCSGTTTTCTLTLNADVLVTANFVNVTAAPDLISTLLTVTTTGSNIVITDRIRNQGNGAAGPFTASFYLSVDPVFQNGSDIFVCSRNIVSLAAGLYDPPSTNAKTTCPVPAGVLPGTYYLIEVVDSGFQIAESNEFNNTRYTTTSLYVGPDLIPYLLTGTISGSNLIITDRVRNQGNVDTGPFRISYYVSGDTIYQSGTDIFVCSRSLSSLPAGTYDPPSTNATTTCPIPAGISAGPYYLVSVTDSESMVPESNESNNVRTTTNLLNIGPDLFPVYFTATKSGTNLIIRDRVKNQGNVNSMTFTISFYLSADTVYQPGNDTLICSRTVASLAVAMFDPQSATYTTTTCPIPAGVSPGSYYVISVDDSGNRVLENNETNNSRATTGVITIP, encoded by the coding sequence ATGGCTCAAAAAACGTTTGTTCTTATCCCTTTCTGTCTGATATTAGGACTGGCTTCGATTCCGAATGCCTGGGCGCAACCCTCACCTGGGAATTGGAAAATCGCCTTTTTAATGATCGATTTTCCGGATAAACCCGGTCAATCGACCCAAAGTTATTTTAACACGCTTCTTTTTGGGAATCATCCATCAAATGCCCCTTTGGGGAGTATGAAGGATTTTTACAATGAGGTGTCATACGGACAATTGACAGTTTCCGGCCAGGTGAATAACGGTACGGTGAACTGGTATCGGATGCCCCATTCCTATTCTTCTTACATTAACGGTTCGTACTCACTTCTTTCTGATGCTATTCTAACGGCGACGAGTGCCGGATTTGATTTTGGTCCCTATGATCAGGACAATGATGGCTATGTCGACGCCATTATTCTGATTCATGCCGGGACCGGGCAGGAGAATACCGGCTGTAGTTGTGATATCTGGTCGCATATGGGGATCGATACTTCGATTAACACAAGTGGGATCGATTCACTTGGTCAGTCGGTTTATACAGGTCGATTCGCAGTCGTCCCGGAATGGTGGGGATCCGTCGGTTATATGACGATCGGAGTCATCGCCCACGAATTCGGCCATATTTTGGGCGTTCCGGATCTTTACGATCCCGATTACACCTCAAGCGGATTGGGAAATTGGAGCCTAATGGCTGGCGGAAGTTGGAACGGTAATTTGGGCAATCGTCCTGCCCATATGGATGCCTGGAGCAAAATAGCGTTGGGCTGGGTCAATCCGGTTGTCCCTCGAAATGCGGCGGAATTAAACTTGCCTCCGGTGGAAACAAATCCTGTGATTTATAAACTCCACACGCCGAGCCAGGAATATTTTCTTCTGGAAAATCGGCAGATGATCGGATTTGATGCCGCCCTCCCAGGTCCGGGACTCCTGATCTATCATGTCGATGACTTGATTTCAAGTGGTAATCGTCTGGAATCGTATCCCGGCTGTACTATCTGTACGTCCCACTATCAGGTCGGTCTGATACAAGCCGATAACCGATGGGACCTTGAACATGGTCTAGGCCGGGGTGACGCGGGGGACCCTTACCCCGGGACGAGCAATAATCTACAGTTTAATGATTCAAGCAGTCCTAACAGCCGGTCTTATCTCAATCAGAATTCAGGGATTGCTCTGAATAATATCACCCGGTCAGGGCTGAATATTCTAGCCGCCCTATCCGATCTTTCAGCACCTTTCACCTCTGATTTTCCCATCAGCCAGGCGCCGCACCAACAGACCAATCCCCATGTACAATTTGACGGAACAAATTACATGGTTGTCTGGGACGATTTCAGGAGCGGAGCCAATCAAGTCTATGCGGCTCGCGTCGATTCCTCTGGTTTGGTGCTTGATGCGGCAGGAATTCATATTGCAGATGGCAAACTGATGGACATGTCGTTTGACGGAACAAATTATCTGGTCCTCTGGGGAACGCCCAGACTAGGGGGATGGAATGACCTCTTTGTCACTCGCCTTTCAGTTTCTGGAACCGTGTTGGATCCGGTCGGAACTTCTCTAGGTGTCGGCAATCTAGCGCAAGTGGCGTTTGACGGAACGAATTATTTTGCGGTCTGGCTCGGAGGGTACTTTCAAATCTACGGAGCCAGGATTACGCCATTAGGCAATATCTTGGATCCTGGCGGATTTCTTTTGACCCCCGGGACAGATTGGAAAGATGTTCCGGCCATTGCCTTTGGCGGAGGGAACTATTTTCTGATTTGGCGAGATTCCCAGCCGGGCACAGGGATTGCCTCGACTTATGGCTCAAGAATGACCTCAGACGGAGCCCTACTGGACAACCCCCCGATTCTTGTTTCCAATGGGTGTTGTTTCAATACTGCGGTTATTTATCAGGGGAACGGTTTTCTTCTGTTGTGGGGAGGATTAGGAGTTCGGGTCGACAAACAAGGAAATGTGCTTGATCCGGTACCACTCGTCCTGCCCAATAACGGCACTTCTACCAGTGTTGCTTTTGATGGATTAAATACGCTGGTGACGTGGCAAGATGCCAGTGGTAAAGTTCTCGGAAATTATGTTTCACCCAATGGGACAATTCTAAACGCCAGCCCGGAGGTGATAGCGATTCCATATGCCCGCACGGATTCTGCGGCGGTGGGTCCCGGAAATAATGGCATTCTGGTGGTTTGGCCTGACTGGAGGAATGAACCTGCAGCCAATCCAAATTTGATCTGGTCGACCTGTGAATTGGATTCCGCCTTCTATATTCCGGCTCTCTGCAATGTGGATCTCTACGCCAATTTTGCCCCGACGATTTATAGCGTTTTGTCGGTGAATAAAACAGGCGCCGGCACGGGTTCCATCCAATCAAATCCAGCCGGTATTCAATGTGGTACCATCTGTTCAGCCTCATATTTGAACGGAACATCCGTGTCCCTAACAGCCGTACCAGACGCGGGCTTCTATCTTTCAGGTTGGAACGGCGGATGTAGCGGAACCTCTTTGAACTGCACGATTACCGTTACCGCGCCGACGTCCGTCTCTGCCAGCTTCGATCCGATCACTTTCAATTTGAGTCTGACCAAAGCAGGAGGTGGAAGCGGATCGGTTTCCTCATATCCTCAAGGGATTAATTGCGGTTCGGTCTGTAGTGCAACGTTTGTCAATGGGACGGTCGCAGTATTAACCGCAAGCGCTCTTTCAGGATCGGTATTCACTGGCTGGAACGGTGTGTGCAGTGGGACGACAACGACTTGTACTTTGACTCTGAATGCAGATGTTTTAGTAACGGCGAATTTTGTCAATGTCACTGCAGCCCCGGATTTGATTTCGACGCTTCTCACCGTTACCACGACGGGTAGCAACATAGTCATAACCGACCGTATTCGAAATCAGGGAAATGGAGCCGCGGGACCGTTTACTGCAAGTTTTTATCTTTCTGTTGATCCCGTTTTCCAGAATGGCTCGGACATATTTGTTTGCAGTCGAAATATTGTGTCTCTGGCCGCGGGATTATATGATCCACCAAGCACCAACGCCAAGACAACCTGCCCGGTTCCAGCCGGAGTTTTACCCGGAACCTATTATCTAATTGAAGTAGTTGATTCCGGATTCCAAATTGCTGAAAGCAATGAATTCAATAATACCCGATACACTACAACCTCGTTATATGTGGGTCCTGACCTGATACCATATTTATTAACCGGCACCATCAGCGGAAGCAATCTGATCATTACAGACCGCGTTCGAAATCAAGGGAACGTGGACACAGGGCCGTTCAGAATCAGTTATTATGTTTCTGGTGATACGATTTACCAATCGGGAACTGATATCTTCGTTTGCAGCCGAAGTCTGTCTTCGTTGCCGGCTGGCACCTATGATCCTCCGAGCACGAATGCTACGACGACTTGCCCCATTCCGGCGGGTATTTCGGCGGGTCCCTACTACCTGGTTTCTGTAACTGACTCCGAAAGCATGGTTCCTGAGAGTAATGAAAGCAACAATGTCCGGACGACGACCAACTTATTAAATATTGGCCCGGATCTTTTCCCGGTTTATTTCACCGCGACAAAGTCGGGGACAAATTTGATTATTCGGGATCGCGTTAAAAATCAGGGAAACGTGAATTCAATGACCTTTACAATCAGTTTTTACCTCTCTGCTGATACGGTTTATCAGCCCGGAAACGATACCCTGATTTGCAGTCGAACTGTTGCTTCGTTGGCAGTGGCAATGTTCGATCCACAATCTGCAACCTACACGACAACAACCTGCCCGATACCAGCAGGCGTATCACCGGGTTCCTACTATGTTATCTCTGTCGATGATTCGGGGAACAGGGTGTTGGAAAATAACGAAACAAATAATTCTCGTGCTACCACCGGGGTTATAACGATTCCGTGA
- the mfd gene encoding transcription-repair coupling factor: protein MVQLTSDKIRQIVRKIGVSPLKVPIEVEGIPDSFKAFFAASLSKEINRSLLIITPTSEEGEKLISDIQFFFSFFEMEKPIFYFPSLEIVPYEQVDPPPAILSERTRTLRHLVQLRADESTLVVASSQSLMSQIPSTDTFQKSSLVLHLFESFPKESLLDKLIELGFEPANMVETPGEFSHRGGIVDFWPIEKDLPVRLELEGDLIESLRSFNPFDQKSVLPHEEVELWPILNKKKGALRKENHSLFSYFKVAPLLILDEPLKVEKELMEFEGEIFEYYAQALDRRLQVKTPQQLYHGAKELLREAENCPAIHWSALQFESSRTGKEKISFAIQSPAQIGLGVPGLTFQKITELLDALRKKETVFLVCHTESRLVRLMNISMEHLLPVSRYSRSEVPSPSPSPLYLTLGTLSSGFYDKELATLFLTEEDLFGKVPRSRTPARRKSKSFISSFEDLKISDLVVHANHGIGQYLGLKHLTIDGITSDFLMIEYKGHDKIFVPLDSLEVISKYNGVEGTLPVLDKLGGSGWSARKQKVRKTLETMTREILDLYASREIARGFAFSPENEMSQEFAASFEFEETPDQLRAIEDVLRDMEEDKPMDRLICGDVGYGKTEVAMRASFKAVKDNKQVLILVPTTLLAQQHFNNFSSRFAPFPVKVEMLSRFRSTQEQKQIVKGVFEGTIDILIGTHRVLQKDLHFHDLGLLIVDEEQRFGVLHKEKIKQLKKSIDVLTLSATPIPRTLQMSLMNLRNMSVIETPPADRLAIRTILTHLDRRILREAIKREIDRNGQVFFVHNRVVGIEKIGNFITSLVPEAAIGIAHGQMNEHQLEEVMKRFIRGEYQILLSTTIIESGLDIPRANTIIINRADHFGLSELYQLRGRVGRSGQQAYAFLLVENQSALSDQAQKRLRALQEFTELGAGFKIAARDLEIRGAGHFLGTQQSGEIASIGFELYIKMLENCVAELRGKKVEEEFNPSLQLGVSAYIPEEYIPDSYQRLYFYKRLSSTDKEEEIEKIQDELRDRFGPVPEEVRLLFKLVGIRILAKQLRIERIDRNSKGIYFTLHSSHEISIEVIKKLTRNPKIRLIPEFSFQLLLKEEEIHQILSEVTQCLHSLL, encoded by the coding sequence ATGGTTCAGCTCACCAGTGACAAGATTCGGCAGATCGTCCGTAAAATCGGCGTTTCTCCCCTTAAGGTGCCGATTGAGGTGGAGGGCATTCCTGATTCCTTCAAGGCTTTTTTCGCCGCTTCCCTTTCTAAAGAGATAAATCGCTCTCTTCTGATTATCACGCCGACTTCCGAAGAAGGGGAAAAGCTGATCAGCGATATTCAATTTTTCTTCTCTTTCTTCGAGATGGAAAAACCAATATTTTATTTTCCGTCGCTTGAAATCGTTCCCTATGAGCAGGTCGATCCGCCTCCCGCCATCCTATCCGAAAGAACAAGAACACTGCGGCATTTAGTCCAGTTAAGGGCCGACGAGAGCACCCTGGTGGTGGCTTCGTCCCAGTCTCTCATGTCTCAAATTCCTTCAACTGATACTTTTCAAAAATCTTCTCTGGTTCTGCATTTATTCGAATCTTTTCCAAAAGAAAGCCTTCTCGATAAACTGATTGAACTCGGGTTTGAACCCGCGAATATGGTGGAAACACCGGGAGAGTTTTCCCACCGGGGAGGGATCGTGGATTTCTGGCCCATCGAAAAAGACCTGCCGGTCCGGCTCGAGCTGGAGGGGGACCTCATTGAGTCTCTCCGAAGTTTCAATCCCTTTGACCAAAAATCAGTTCTGCCGCATGAGGAAGTTGAGCTTTGGCCAATCCTGAACAAAAAAAAAGGAGCTCTTCGGAAAGAGAATCATTCCCTGTTTTCCTATTTCAAAGTAGCGCCTCTTTTGATTCTGGACGAACCTCTTAAAGTCGAAAAAGAGCTGATGGAGTTTGAAGGGGAGATATTCGAATATTATGCACAGGCATTAGACCGTCGTCTGCAGGTCAAAACGCCCCAGCAATTGTATCACGGCGCAAAGGAGCTCCTGCGGGAGGCTGAGAACTGCCCTGCAATCCATTGGAGTGCTCTTCAATTCGAATCATCGCGAACCGGAAAAGAGAAAATCTCATTCGCTATTCAATCGCCCGCGCAGATTGGCCTGGGTGTTCCGGGTCTAACGTTTCAAAAAATAACCGAATTACTGGACGCGCTCCGAAAAAAAGAAACCGTTTTTCTCGTTTGCCATACGGAAAGTCGGCTTGTCCGTTTGATGAATATCAGCATGGAACATCTTCTTCCCGTCAGCCGGTATTCCAGATCAGAAGTGCCGTCCCCCTCACCGTCCCCTCTCTATCTCACCTTAGGAACTCTTTCGTCCGGGTTTTACGACAAGGAGCTCGCCACCCTTTTTTTGACTGAGGAAGATCTGTTTGGAAAAGTTCCGCGAAGCAGAACACCTGCCAGGAGAAAAAGTAAATCATTTATCTCTTCATTTGAAGATCTTAAGATATCCGACCTGGTGGTTCATGCCAATCACGGTATCGGACAGTATTTGGGGCTAAAACATCTGACGATCGACGGAATCACTTCTGATTTTCTCATGATCGAGTACAAGGGTCATGACAAAATCTTCGTCCCGCTCGACAGCCTTGAAGTGATTTCAAAATACAACGGGGTGGAAGGAACGCTACCTGTACTCGACAAACTCGGTGGGTCGGGTTGGTCAGCGCGCAAACAAAAAGTCAGGAAGACGCTTGAAACCATGACTCGGGAGATTCTCGACCTCTATGCTTCACGCGAGATTGCAAGGGGATTCGCATTTTCTCCCGAGAATGAAATGAGCCAGGAATTTGCCGCTTCCTTCGAATTTGAAGAAACTCCCGATCAGTTGAGAGCCATTGAGGATGTCCTCCGCGACATGGAGGAAGATAAGCCAATGGATCGTCTGATCTGCGGCGATGTCGGATACGGCAAAACAGAAGTTGCCATGCGGGCGTCCTTTAAAGCGGTCAAAGACAACAAACAGGTTCTGATCCTTGTCCCGACAACTCTTCTTGCGCAACAACATTTCAATAATTTTTCTAGCCGATTCGCGCCTTTTCCCGTCAAGGTGGAAATGTTAAGCCGGTTTCGTTCGACCCAAGAACAGAAACAAATCGTCAAAGGGGTTTTCGAAGGAACAATCGATATTTTAATCGGAACCCATCGTGTTTTACAAAAAGACCTCCACTTTCATGATCTCGGACTTCTAATCGTCGACGAAGAGCAGAGATTCGGAGTTCTCCATAAAGAGAAAATCAAACAGCTCAAGAAATCGATCGATGTCCTGACTTTATCGGCAACCCCGATTCCACGCACGCTCCAAATGTCGCTGATGAACTTGAGAAATATGTCCGTGATTGAGACCCCACCCGCGGACCGGCTTGCCATACGTACCATCTTGACCCATCTTGACCGAAGAATTCTCCGGGAAGCTATCAAGCGGGAAATCGATCGAAACGGTCAGGTCTTTTTTGTGCACAACCGGGTGGTGGGAATTGAAAAAATTGGAAATTTTATCACCAGTCTCGTGCCGGAGGCGGCGATTGGCATCGCTCATGGCCAAATGAACGAGCATCAGCTGGAAGAGGTGATGAAGCGGTTCATCCGGGGGGAATATCAGATCCTCCTTTCCACGACAATCATTGAATCAGGTCTCGATATTCCGAGAGCCAATACGATCATCATTAACCGGGCTGACCATTTTGGACTTTCAGAACTTTATCAGCTCCGGGGACGAGTCGGGCGATCCGGACAACAAGCTTATGCTTTTCTGCTTGTGGAAAATCAGTCGGCATTGTCGGACCAGGCCCAAAAACGTTTGCGGGCCCTCCAGGAGTTCACAGAATTGGGCGCCGGATTTAAAATCGCTGCCCGGGATCTGGAAATCAGGGGTGCCGGCCACTTTCTCGGCACCCAGCAGTCGGGAGAAATCGCCTCAATTGGCTTCGAGCTCTATATCAAGATGCTTGAAAATTGTGTGGCTGAACTTCGCGGTAAGAAAGTGGAGGAAGAGTTTAATCCTTCCTTGCAGCTGGGGGTCTCGGCCTATATCCCGGAAGAGTACATTCCTGATTCTTATCAGCGGCTCTATTTTTATAAAAGACTCTCTTCAACAGATAAAGAAGAGGAAATAGAAAAGATTCAAGATGAATTGAGAGACCGGTTTGGTCCGGTTCCCGAAGAAGTCAGACTTCTGTTCAAACTGGTTGGCATCCGGATTCTGGCTAAACAGCTCCGAATCGAACGAATTGATCGAAATTCAAAAGGAATTTATTTTACCCTTCATTCAAGCCATGAAATCTCGATTGAGGTCATTAAAAAACTGACCCGAAATCCGAAAATTCGTCTGATTCCTGAATTTTCTTTTCAGCTCCTCCTGAAAGAAGAGGAGATCCATCAGATTTTATCTGAAGTGACCCAATGTCTCCATTCCCTGTTATAG
- the rfaE2 gene encoding D-glycero-beta-D-manno-heptose 1-phosphate adenylyltransferase — MELRKKGKTIVFTNGCFDLLHPGHLHYLMEAKEMGDILIVGINSDDSIRKLKGKLRPLTPERDRLEMLSGLECVDFVTSFGEPDPAGLISLIKPHLLVKGGDWGVNQIIGRDIVEKEGGKVVSIALTPGYSTTQLIEKILARYGSAHQ; from the coding sequence ATGGAGTTAAGGAAGAAAGGCAAGACGATCGTCTTCACCAACGGCTGTTTCGACCTTCTGCATCCCGGGCATCTTCATTACCTGATGGAAGCAAAGGAGATGGGGGACATTTTGATCGTCGGCATCAATAGCGATGATTCGATTCGGAAATTGAAAGGGAAATTGAGGCCACTCACCCCGGAACGAGACCGGCTCGAAATGCTCTCTGGACTGGAATGCGTTGATTTTGTCACCTCCTTCGGCGAACCAGACCCCGCTGGTTTGATCTCCCTTATAAAACCTCATCTCCTGGTGAAAGGAGGAGACTGGGGCGTCAATCAGATCATCGGACGGGATATTGTTGAAAAAGAAGGAGGAAAGGTCGTTTCGATCGCCCTGACTCCAGGATATTCCACAACCCAGCTGATCGAAAAAATTCTGGCGCGCTATGGTTCAGCTCACCAGTGA
- a CDS encoding D-sedoheptulose 7-phosphate isomerase yields MTPIQNKIREIFDQSIETKKDFIETHSEKIEEAVTLTVKAFRKGLKIFFFGNGGSASDASHLAAEFVNRFKIERPGLPALALATDMAVLTSIGNDYDYSEIFSRQIKTFGQEGDIAVAISTSGNSPNVVKGALAAKEKGMKIIAFTGGKGGKIAPLADLAFVVRSTVTARIQETHITLGHVICELVDEVLYGSLKSPAL; encoded by the coding sequence ATGACGCCAATACAAAACAAAATACGCGAGATTTTTGATCAAAGCATCGAAACAAAAAAAGACTTTATTGAGACTCACTCTGAAAAAATTGAGGAAGCGGTAACTCTCACGGTCAAAGCTTTTAGGAAGGGCCTCAAAATTTTCTTTTTTGGCAATGGGGGAAGCGCATCCGATGCCTCCCATCTCGCCGCGGAGTTCGTAAATCGATTCAAGATCGAGCGGCCCGGCCTCCCTGCGCTTGCCCTGGCAACCGATATGGCGGTCCTGACCAGTATTGGCAATGACTACGACTATTCCGAAATATTTTCTCGCCAGATTAAAACCTTCGGCCAGGAGGGGGATATCGCCGTCGCTATCAGTACCAGCGGGAATTCTCCCAATGTGGTGAAAGGGGCACTTGCCGCTAAGGAAAAAGGGATGAAAATTATCGCCTTTACGGGAGGAAAGGGAGGAAAGATTGCTCCGCTCGCCGATCTTGCATTTGTGGTACGGTCGACTGTTACGGCCCGAATCCAGGAGACCCATATTACGCTCGGACATGTGATCTGCGAATTGGTAGACGAAGTTCTCTACGGGTCTCTTAAATCACCTGCGTTATGA
- a CDS encoding flagellar hook-length control protein FliK, which yields MKSPESKEEEVLKTEKNGNGDSIQSVDKSPSPETLSINPVIPSAISLSLLSESIPDPAAEISTGFQGGVILQGGGAPFLLPPDLKLTPGGTSPLEENTGEMLDVYSQNDAKNELSLSNPGSQAPVTSATQSDTIRSDRKSEATLSLEASGSEMGINPISVGKKGEQKSEAENSRNENKNENQQDQNPSTDLFSRLSLERPHEGSLNQNAYSVQRTGGDQSALSMQALPPGEKEILQQLTGWLSAHRSNELQTIRLKLAPESLGAIQIDLSVQNQQVKADMIASTEQVKELLVRHQDLLRNGLADNGLRIDQLTVRLEETAQFQAGGSMNFFKGFSQRENSPTQAFWNQSETSTPISHAPLPVDRTLVYSEGKQGRVSIYI from the coding sequence TTGAAAAGTCCAGAATCGAAAGAGGAGGAAGTGCTCAAAACTGAAAAAAATGGAAATGGTGATTCAATTCAAAGTGTGGATAAATCTCCTTCTCCGGAGACTTTGTCAATAAACCCCGTAATCCCGTCAGCGATTTCGCTAAGTCTGCTTTCTGAATCTATCCCGGACCCGGCCGCTGAAATCTCAACTGGATTTCAGGGAGGAGTCATTCTCCAGGGCGGGGGAGCACCTTTTTTATTACCACCGGATTTAAAATTGACCCCGGGGGGCACAAGCCCCTTGGAAGAAAATACCGGGGAGATGCTTGATGTTTACTCTCAGAATGATGCCAAGAATGAACTCTCCCTTTCGAATCCGGGGAGCCAGGCTCCGGTTACAAGTGCTACCCAGAGTGATACAATTCGGTCCGATCGAAAATCCGAGGCAACGTTATCACTGGAGGCATCCGGCTCCGAAATGGGGATTAATCCGATTTCAGTGGGAAAAAAAGGAGAACAAAAAAGCGAGGCTGAAAATAGTCGTAATGAAAATAAAAACGAAAACCAGCAGGATCAGAACCCGTCCACGGACCTTTTTTCTCGCCTTTCTTTGGAAAGGCCGCATGAAGGGAGTTTAAATCAGAACGCTTATTCGGTTCAACGGACAGGAGGAGATCAGTCCGCTCTGTCAATGCAGGCACTTCCACCCGGAGAGAAGGAGATATTACAGCAATTAACCGGTTGGTTATCGGCTCATCGAAGCAATGAACTTCAGACCATCAGATTAAAGCTCGCTCCCGAATCTTTAGGAGCAATACAGATCGATCTCTCCGTTCAGAATCAACAGGTGAAGGCGGATATGATTGCTTCGACCGAACAGGTTAAAGAGCTATTAGTCAGACATCAGGATCTTCTGAGAAACGGTTTGGCGGACAATGGATTACGAATCGACCAATTGACCGTTCGTCTTGAAGAGACCGCCCAATTCCAGGCTGGAGGGTCCATGAACTTTTTCAAGGGATTTTCTCAAAGGGAAAATTCCCCAACCCAGGCTTTCTGGAATCAAAGCGAGACCTCGACTCCAATATCCCACGCTCCATTACCGGTGGATCGCACATTGGTATACTCTGAAGGCAAGCAGGGGAGAGTCAGCATCTATATCTGA
- a CDS encoding flagellar hook assembly protein FlgD: protein MSTVPVTATTPNPIGTPPVGINTLGQNAFLKLLTTQLRYQDPLKPMDNTQFVSQLSQFSQLEQLTNLNQTMTTMGSNFSTMNNNQVVNLLGKNVIAQGGTVSLNGGTAPSLFYTLNGNASAVTLSITDSTGNLVRTIDMGPQASGRQSASWDGLNNAGTALPQGDYQYSVSAKDTTGNAVSNTTYTQGLVSGITYNNGAAYLIVNGTMIPASGLLQIN, encoded by the coding sequence ATGTCTACCGTACCCGTAACAGCAACGACACCGAATCCGATAGGCACCCCTCCAGTCGGAATTAACACACTGGGTCAGAATGCCTTTCTAAAATTATTGACGACACAACTCAGATACCAGGATCCTCTGAAGCCGATGGACAATACCCAGTTCGTCTCTCAATTATCGCAATTTAGCCAGCTCGAACAACTTACCAATCTCAATCAAACGATGACGACGATGGGGAGCAATTTTTCAACAATGAATAACAATCAGGTCGTCAATCTGCTTGGAAAAAATGTCATTGCGCAGGGAGGAACTGTCTCCCTCAATGGTGGTACGGCTCCATCGCTCTTCTACACGCTCAACGGAAATGCTTCCGCCGTAACACTTTCAATAACCGATTCGACAGGGAACCTCGTTCGGACAATCGATATGGGGCCCCAGGCATCAGGAAGACAATCGGCTTCCTGGGACGGTTTGAATAATGCGGGGACCGCTCTTCCCCAGGGTGATTACCAATACAGTGTTTCCGCAAAAGATACGACCGGTAACGCCGTTTCGAATACAACCTATACGCAAGGACTTGTGAGCGGGATCACCTATAATAATGGAGCCGCCTATTTAATTGTCAACGGGACAATGATTCCTGCATCGGGTCTGCTTCAGATAAATTGA